A genomic window from Yarrowia lipolytica chromosome 1D, complete sequence includes:
- a CDS encoding uncharacterized protein (Compare to YALI0D08932g, weakly similar to uniprot|P87236 Schizosaccharomyces pombe Hypothetical protein, similar to Saccharomyces cerevisiae YDL089W; ancestral locus Anc_2.368): MSSRRPRRIKKTPFLTKVKSFPFDLFLSINESLAVLELDNLPQTYHIYLGLAADITMILIRLYFVRFETKKKRDAALFHSIGNNKARGGSGYYSLSAQAAAKRRSSNAIYSILMMTALALFAISVINMLVCFLQTKKYTLFGRDVSNVPGTPSAALEPLETPCDDLNQSGEAQFKTMIKKRLSGFMSPAPAPPVVDPTTTDRPTRVWVLNVWEPSLFHLNIFALFSPIHVIALWFGPLSFVQVFITLPAFSFALYAMSHMFLVYVKDKNIISGEVLGEFDKKVVHPLLGVIKQDAAVGADGSCEFYDAALDNKSVYREAGMAPSKPPTPVKLDTPTRRRTFVPTSGQLPGAGAQAGDGLRHFSHRLMDDRRGSSGYTPSSFGNTGPSVPNHTTLSGSPVGRPWRRKQ, from the coding sequence ATGTCCTCTAGACGCCCCAGACGAATCAAAAAAACGCCCTTTCTCACCAAGGTCAAAAGCTTTCCCTTTGATCTCTTCCTCAGCATCAATGAATCGCTAGCGGTGCTGGAACTCGACAACCTACCTCAGACCTACCACATCTACCTGGGTCTGGCGGCAGACATTACCATGATTCTCATCCGGCTCTATTTTGTCAGATTCGAaaccaaaaagaagagagacGCGGCATTGTTCCACAGCATTGGAAACAACAAGGCTCGGGGCGGTTCGGGATACTACTCTCTGAGTGcacaagcagcagccaaGAGACGATCCAGCAATGCAATCTACTCGattctgatgatgacggctctggctctgtttgCAATCTCTGTCATCAATATGCTAGTCTGCTTCCTCCAGACAAAAAAGTACACGCTGTTTGGGAGAGATGTCTCCAACGTCCCCGGAACCCCCTCGGCCGCTCTAGAGCCTCTGGAAACACCTTGCGACGACCTGAACCAGTCTGGGGAAGCCCAATTCAAAACCATGATAAAAAAACGACTCTCCGGATTTATGAGCCCggctcctgctcctccagtaGTCGACCCTACCACGACTGATAGACCCACTCGAGTGTGGGTGCTCAACGTGTGGGAGCCGTCTCTGTTCCATCTCAACATATTTGCGCTCTTCTCGCCTATACATGTCATTGCTCTGTGGTTCGGTCCGCTAAGCTTCGTCCAGGTCTTCATTACTCTGCCCGCCTTTTCTTTCGCTCTGTATGCCATGAGCCACATGTTCCTGGTCTAcgtcaaggacaagaacatcaTCTCGGGCGAGGTGCTCGGCGAGTTTGACAAGAAAGTCGTGCATCCTCTACTTGGAGTGATCAAGCAAGACGCTGCTGTTGGAGCTGACGGATCTTGTGAGTTCTACGACGCTGCGCTGGATAACAAGTCTGTTTACAGAGAGGCCGGCATGGCACCCAGCAAGCCTCCTACCCCTGTCAAACTGGACACCCCGACTCGTCGACGGACGTTCGTGCCTACTTCCGGACAGCTCCCCGGAGCAGGTGCCCAAGCGGGTGACGGACTTCGCCATTTCTCCCACAGACTGATGGATGACCGACGAGGCTCTTCAGGATACACCCCGTCCAGCTTCGGCAACACCGGACCCAGTGTGCCCAACCATACCACATTGTCTGGATCTCCTGTTGGCCGTCCTTGGAGGAGAAAGCAGTAG
- a CDS encoding uncharacterized protein (Compare to YALI0D08822g, some similarities with uniprot|P38990 Saccharomyces cerevisiae YER129w PAK1 DNA polymerase alpha suppressing protein kinase): MSDPNPPAERPDRSLHSARALHHTGMSSTTPGSGSPSRTSTPVLTHTSSHTSVKETSYVNLDYDPVSGRTTLNTYEVIKELGRGQHGKVKLGRDLTTGEYVAIKVVDRLGKPKLGKYAQLRKDPSDRNVHEEAVKREIAILKKCEHPHIVRLLEVMDDVKSRKIFMVLEYCEGGELVWQNDDGTPSMTMDEARQVFRDVLLGLEYLHFQGIIHRDIKPANLLLCHKQVKISDFGVSFTSAGDTTDEIELAKTAGTPAFFAPELCQNNPGKGNCVTNKIDIWALGVTLYCLLFGKVPFSADSEYELFEVICRDQVTFPDTDDDASGSTKTDSAPGSAISTTAPQSLSVQTSSFSPTSESSQFSQSSESERSITSPTSQASSFSTASLLTSSRHGSRANLSGATSRATSRDATTAHSNATATREPRDLSQARMSSRSSLSRYFHRERHDSSSSQLSSPQQHHLSKPELPPIQASANTDMQLAHDLILKLLEKDPNKRITIQEIKDHPWTQMNMCNEEAREFNEASNDEQRIEITNEDLQTAVSGIGSKIRKGLTKLGTSALAFAGIKRRGSGASTTASTTRGSTPVGSPASFQPGTSAATSASTSCIPDSLPEPLPSSVMSNQSAPPMSASTTNVPDHNPPPQMVINPPVVGFSADDDDDDLETPTIKGMPKFGDTVITEGLLKSSLASEIFDLQNGPWAQSSDIASPRFPPILSSRQLRQEPQAYTSLDPGRASSDRASPSYEKKSFDAPQRPSYDRQNSGGSRLDPGSRSFLPLTSAERPPHIIERPSVSRGLSIDSNDSSISSSSSTGELELVVGRKGPGEFSSSITSGGGDTSDMRRPRLVSDSQIDRTFERSHNEAVMPNIEDIEMEDPFGGEPDNMSTIHSAHPSISSEARSLAAGSTTSAGSDGGGRKRSSTITNGILQRQRPTFDL, encoded by the coding sequence ATGTCAGACCCCAACCCCCCCGCCGAACGCCCGGACCGTTCGCTCCACAGCGCCAGAGCCCTCCACCACACTGGCATGTCTTCCACAACCCCTGGGTCGGGCTCTCCGTCGCGCACCTCCACGCCCGTGCTCACCCACACCAGCAGCCATACGTCGGTCAAGGAAACGTCGTATGTCAACCTCGACTACGACCCCGTCTCCGGACGCACCACGCTCAACACGTACGAAgtcatcaaggagctgggcCGAGGCCAACACGGCAAGGTCAAGCTAGGACGAGACCTGACCACGGGCGAGTACGTGGCCATCAAGGTCGTGGATCGCCTGGGAAAACCCAAGCTCGGCAAGTACGCCCAGCTGCGCAAAGATCCGTCGGACAGAAACGTGCACGAAGAGGCTGTCAAACGCGAAATTGCCATTCTCAAAAAATGCGAACACCCACACATTGTGCGACTGCTGGAGGTAATGGATGACGTCAAGTCGCGCAAAATCTTCATGGTGTTGGAATACTGCGAAGGAGGCGAACTGGTGTGGCAGAACGACGACGGTACGCCCTCCATGACCATGGACGAAGCCAGACAGGTGTTCAGAGACGTGCTCTTAGGTCTGGAGTACCTGCACTTTCAGGGAATCATTCACAGAGATATCAAGCCCGCAAATCTGCTCCTGTGCCACAAACAGGTCAAGATTTCGGACTTTGGCGTGTCTTTCACCTCTGCCGGAGATACCACAGATGAGATTGAGCTGGCCAAAACAGCAGGAACCCCTGCCTTCTTTGCACCGGAGCTGTGCCAAAACAACCCCGGTAAGGGCAACTGCGTCACCAACAAAATTGACATTTGGGCCCTGGGCGTCACTCTGTATTGTCTGCTGTTTGGAAAAGTGCCCTTCTCTGCCGACTCTGAATACGAACTATTCGAGGTCATTTGCAGAGACCAAGTCACCTTCCCCGATACAGACGACGACGCCAGTGGTAGCACAAAGACAGATAGCGCCCCCGGTAGCGCAATCAGCACCACTGCGCCCCAGTCTCTTTCCGTGCAAACATCCTCTTTCTCTCCCACTTCGGAGTCTTCGCAGTTCTCCCAGAGCTCCGAGAGCGAACGAAGCATCACCTCCCCCACCTCCCAGGCATCTTCTTTTTCCACAGCATCTCTTTTGACATCATCCCGCCACGGCTCCAGGGCCAATCTTTCTGGAGCCACCTCTCGAGCGACTAGCAGAGACGCCACAACAGCGCACTCGAATGCCACAGCCACACGAGAGCCTCGAGATCTGTCGCAAGCGCGAATGTCGTCACGATCGTCACTATCACGGTACTTTCACCGGGAGAGACACGACTCGTCGTCTTCTCAGTTGAGCTCTCCTCAGCAACATCATCTCAGTAAGCCCGAACTCCCACCTATTCAGGCTTCGGCCAATACGGACATGCAGCTTGCGCACGATCTCAttctcaagctgctcgaAAAGGACCCTAACAAACGCATCACAATCCAGGAAATCAAGGATCACCCATGGACGCAAATGAACATGTGCAACGAGGAGGCCAGGGAGTTCAACGAGgcctccaacgacgagCAGCGTATCGAAATCACCAACGAGGACCTGCAGACCGCTGTCAGCGGCATTGGCTCGAAAATCAGAAAGGGCCTCACCAAGCTGGGCACATCTGCGTTGGCCTTTGCTGGAATAAAGCGCCGGGGAAGCGGAGCCTCTACCACAGCTTCAACTACCCGAGGCTCCACTCCTGTGGGCTCTCCTGCATCTTTCCAGCCCGGAACCTCGGCGGCAACCTCGGCGTCTACGTCATGTATTCCAGACTCTCTTCCCGAGCCTTTGCCCTCTTCTGTTATGTCGAACCAAAGTGCTCCCCCCATGTCTGCATCGACTACAAATGTGCCCGACCACAACCCACCCCCGCAGATGGTTATCAATCCTCCCGTGGTTGGCTTTTCTGctgatgacgatgacgacgacttgGAAACACCCACCATCAAGGGCATGCCCAAATTTGGAGACACTGTCATCACTGAGGGTCTTCTTAAGTCGTCACTAGCGTCCGAGATCTTTGATCTTCAGAACGGACCCTGGGCCCAGTCGTCCGACATTGCGTCCCCTCGTTTCCCTCCCATTCTCAGTTCTAGACAACTGCGTCAAGAACCACAGGCATATACATCTCTGGACCCTGGCCGAGCATCGTCCGACCGTGCCTCGCCTTCGTACGAGAAAAAGTCGTTTGATGCTCCCCAGCGGCCCTCCTACGACCGACAAAACTCCGGTGGTTCTCGTTTGGACCCCGGAAGCCGGTCGTTCCTTCCCCTGACCTCAGCCGAGCGTCCTCCTCACATCATTGAGCGTCCCTCTGTCTCGCGAGGTCTCTCCATCGACTCCAAcgactcctccatctcttcgtcttcttctacGGGCGAACTGGAGCTCGTTGTGGGCCGGAAGGGACCCGGCGagttctcttcttccatcacttctggaggaggagacacGTCCGACATGCGACGTCCTCGTCTCGTGTCGGACTCCCAGATTGATCGCACCTTTGAACGGTCTCATAACGAAGCTGTCATGCCCAACATTGAGGACATTGAAATGGAAGATCCCTTTGGTGGCGAGCCAGACAACATGTCCACCATCCACTCTGCGCACCCCAGCATTTCTAGCGAAGCCCGGAGCTTGGCAGCAGGAAGCACAACCAGCGCAGGCAGCGATGGAGGCGGACGAAAACGGTCGTCGACCATTACAAACGGAATCTTGCAGAGACAACGACCCACGTTTGATTTATAG
- a CDS encoding uncharacterized protein (Compare to YALI0D08888g, no similarity, similar to Saccharomyces cerevisiae MCM10 (YIL150C); ancestral locus Anc_5.703), whose product MTEELEETISNLKGDLLDMQELILKKDREILWLGDEMKRLKKALEKAQSNSVGENRQAGSNSQQKATTYSLQDSDKLGKSGKSGTQIESPKQLEQHGTKPVDSVSPEPKPMAPPTSTVRSTTPTTASSTASLTKKEWTPYERKDPLMEFDDIPGMDDYDAHLDELLNGGRPTTPPPVSQKPEAVVQATTPVRAKSAPQVLGTPEKTRQKNLDILHQARQNQLQEQRKEEERKEYERRNLVIKPVESMVKREQDHGAFARSMIEKTAKSKSQHDTKEKQLQKKLDNKAAELSGKRIGKQQSKDLLTKFFRGGREERERGVLAIGEDTAQQENDPFADEEDIYSMNENQMFYQGKAEDPAALRREADMKKKDLDETSLFFLRERFLSPEEIDIMTEDMKVFSVTECLRAARGGTDMDEPSFAVCGVITSANVQMYNYGGSTRKVIKMRIADLATLKEEWTVSLSCRKDATDRCLHWRPGSVVILVNPVLERFYVTNKDSGKKQEETGFSINSGDSNLAFEIGMTADIGRCEANTRSGEQCKRVIYKRKLDVCIQHAEIREREKKKKEQMAKNGVSRLKTIDGSSAPPTSTRSEFNSVPSLVKGTKITSFKPQGQPMQSKSFKRPAEEELRRQRRENEKITEELLKSNPRVAETVFGKQDSKRVPLPKHMSQHRHPDDIKVSRYQDDKRMSDYVLQKPDRKKAKSASSTASNESCSIPTGPRAMTEGTKSVVAEAARKQVLLARNQGFLDDDSDSDGLEIV is encoded by the coding sequence ATGACCGAGGAGCTTGAGGAAACGATTTCCAATCTCAAGGGAGATCTGCTGGACATGCAGGAGCTCATTCTCAAAAAGGACCGGGAGATTCTGTGGCTGGGAGACGAGATGAAACGActcaagaaggctctggagaaggcccAGAGCAACAGCGTGGGTGAGAACCGTCAGGCGGGTTCTAATTCACAGCAGAAGGCGACTACTTACAGTTTACAAGACAGTGATAAATTGGGTAAGTCGGGCAAGTCGGGCACTCAGATTGAGTCTCCCAAGCAACTTGAGCAGCATGGCACGAAACCCGTTGACAGTGTTTCACCAGAACCCAAGCCCATGGCTCCACCAACCTCTACAGTTCGTTCAACAACTCCTACAACAGCGTCGTCGACTGCTTCTttgacaaaaaaagagtGGACGCCATACGAGCGAAAAGACCCGCTGATGGAGTTTGACGACATTCCTGGAATGGACGACTATGATGCTCATCTGGACGAACTGCTCAACGGAGGACGACCCACTacacctcctccagtgTCTCAAAAGCCCGAGGCTGTGGTGCAAGCCACGACACCCGTGCGAGCCAAATCAGCTCCACAGGTACTGGGCACTCCGGAAAAGACTCGACAGAAGAACCTGGACATCTTGCACCAGGCACGCCAGAACCAGCTTCAAGAACAGCggaaggaggaagaaagGAAGGAGTATGAGCGTCGTAATCTTGTGATTAAACCCGTCGAATCGATGGTAAAGAGAGAACAGGACCACGGTGCTTTTGCTAGAAGTATGATTGAGAAGACCGCAAAGTCGAAATCTCAACATGACACCaaagagaagcagctgcagaaaAAACTGGATAACAAGGCTGCGGAATTGTCAGGAAAGAGAATCGGAAAGCAGCAAAGCAAAGACCTACTGACTAAGTTCTTTcgtggaggacgagagGAACGTGAAAGGGGAGTCTTGGCTATTGGTGAGGATACTGCACAGCAAGAGAACGACCCATTTGCCGACGAAGAGGatatctacagtatgaaTGAAAACCAGATGTTCTATCAAGGTAAAGCTGAAGATCCAGCGGCCTTGAGACGTGAAGCTGACatgaaaaagaaggaccTTGACGAGACgtctctcttctttctcagAGAGCGGTTTCTATCACCGGAAGAAATCGACATAATGACAGAAGACATGAAGGTCTTCTCAGTCACTGAGTGCCTACGAGCAGCACGAGGAGGAACGGATATGGATGAGCCCAGCTTCGCTGTTTGCGGTGTGATTACCAGCGCCAATGTGCAAATGTACAACTACGGAGGTAGCACCAGGAAGGTCATTAAGATGAGAATAGCCGATCTTGCGACActgaaggaggagtggaCTGTGTCTCTGTCATGCAGAAAAGACGCCACGGATCGATGTTTGCATTGGCGGCCAGGATCTGTTGTGATTCTAGTGAACCCTGTGCTTGAAAGGTTCTATGTCACCAACAAGGATTCTGGtaagaagcaggaggagacgGGCTTCTCTATTAACTCTGGCGACAGCAATCTGGCTTTTGAGATCGGTATGACAGCCGACATTGGGCGTTGTGAGGCCAATACTCGGTCTGGAGAACAATGCAAGCGAGTCATTTACAAGCGGAAGCTGGACGTGTGTATTCAGCACGCGGAGATACGAGAAcgagaaaagaagaagaaggagcaaATGGCCAAAAACGGAGTTTCGCGACTCAAGACTATTGATGGATCGTCTGCACCGCCCACATCGACCAGATCCGAATTCAACTCCGTACCAAGTCTGGTGAAGGGCACCAAGATCACGTCTTTTAAACCTCAGGGACAGCCCATGCAAAGCAAGTCTTTCAAGCGGCCTGCCGAAGAGGAACTTCGCAGACAAAGGAGGGAGAACGAAAAGATCACCGAGGAGCTTCTCAAAAGCAACCCTCGGGTGGCAGAGACTGTGTTTGGTAAACAAGACAGCAAGAGAGTACCTCTGCCGAAGCACATGAGTCAGCACCGGCATCCAGATGATATCAAGGTGTCTCGGTACCAGGACGACAAGCGCATGAGCGACTACGTTCTTCAGAAGCCGGACAGGAAGAAAGCCAAATCTGCatcttccacagcttctAATGAGTCTTGTTCTATTCCGACAGGGCCAAGAGCTATGACTGAGGGCACCAAATCAGTAGTTGCCGAAGCTGCTCGAAAACAGGTTCTATTGGCTCGAAATCAGGGGTTTCTTGACGACGACTCAGACTCCGACGGGCTTGAGATTGTGTAA
- a CDS encoding uncharacterized protein (Compare to YALI0D08844g, similar to uniprot|Q12068 Saccharomyces cerevisiae YOL151w GRE2) → MLVLLTGGSGFIAAHILDGLVKRGIPVVTTVRSDNKAKFLAEKYPGHDLKFEIVPDVAQKDAFNNALKNHKITHILHTASPFFLNPKDPQKEILDPAINGTRGILEAAQEHGPGVEHVVITSSNAAITYYDARHKDPETVYTEKCWSNVPWEEAINNPASTYKASKQFAEEAMWNFQKEKNPKFRLTAINPPYVFGPMKHDVSAATLNTSNKIVWDIIKSSTIGKAGPTYWVDVRDVAEGHIRALERPEESANSRWYTVGGIFTPQDVLDVLNEMDEFKGKIPVGEPGSGVPLHSTIPKYDNSLTNKQSGLKYHTLEESVKDLAKQLNTLE, encoded by the coding sequence ATGCTCGTTCTTCTCACCGGCGGCTCCGGATTCATTGCCGCCCACATTCTCGACGGACTCGTCAAGCGGGGCATTCCTGTCGTCACCACAGTGCGATCCgacaacaaggccaagttCCTTGCTGAAAAGTACCCTGGTCACGACCTCAAGTTTGAGATTGTGCCGGACGTGGCCCAGAAGGACGCCTTCAACAATGCCctcaagaaccacaagATCACCCACATTCTGCACACCGCCTCGCccttcttcctcaaccCCAAGGATCCCCAGAAGGAGATTCTGGATCCCGCCATCAACGGCACCCGAGGCATTCTGGAGGCTGCGCAGGAGCACGGACCTGGCGTCGAACACGTGGTaatcacctcctccaacgcCGCCATCACATACTACGACGCCCGACATAAGGACCCGGAGACCGTGTACACCGAAAAGTGCTGGTCCAACGTGCCCTGGGAGGAGGCCATCAACAACCCCGCCTCGACATACAAGGCTTCCAAGCAGtttgccgaggaggccatgTGGAACTTccagaaggaaaagaacCCCAAGTTCCGTCTCACGGCCATCAACCCTCCTTACGTGTTTGGACCCATGAAGCACGACGTTTCCGCTGCCACCctcaacacctccaacaagaTTGTGTGGGACATCATCAAGTCCAGCACCATTGGAAAGGCCGGTCCTACTTACTGGGTGGACGTGCGAGACGTGGCCGAGGGACACATTAGAGCTCTGGAGCGACCCGAGGAGTCTGCAAACTCCAGATGGTACACAGTGGGAGGCATCTTCACTCCGCAGGACGTGCTGGACGTGCTTAATGAGATGGACGAGTTCAAGGGCAAGATTCCTGTGGGAGAGCCTGGATCGGGGGTCCCTCTTCACTCTACCATTCCCAAGTACGACAACTCTCTGACCAACAAGCAGAGCGGGCTTAAGTACCAtactctggaggagtccgTCAAGGATCttgccaagcagctcaatACTCTCGAGTAA
- a CDS encoding uncharacterized protein (Compare to YALI0D08910g, some similarities with wi|NCU06337.1 Neurospora crassa NCU06337.1 predicted protein,ancestral locus Anc_5.704): protein MGLVIDGKGWKIANDAAVECEAASGFAPVKHLPHFDNLTVIDSVKAGKARSNTYSTALKPLLEAAGIKHKYIETTSPTTIAEFAASLDSTGGSYLFISGDTSIHEFLNGLKDPKHFEGTISVIPAGTGNALANSLELGSVESAIERFFLGKPEKFPIYVATTGDKSLYSLVVISYGFHANLIAQSDTPEYRKLGNERFQVVAKQLLEQPQKYKSKIYLDRSEVPLPNEETSYVLFTTMKMLEPGFTISPEGDCKSLNLVRIDAPDNLMEYMVMAYNGGTHVREKNVDYIKAKNVRLETPKDSVICVDGFILTSDGMVDIDLGMEVDIVV, encoded by the coding sequence ATGGGACTCGTTATCGACGGAAAGGGCTGGAAAATCGCCAATGACGCGGCTGTCGAGTGTGAAGCCGCGTCCGGCTTCGCTCCGGTCAAACACCTTCCTCATTTCGACAATCTCACCGTGATTGACAGCGTCAAGGCCGGAAAGGCCCGGTCAAATACATACTCCACAGCTCTCAAGCCACTGTTGGAAGCGGCTGGAATCAAACATAAATACATTGAGACGACCAGCCCGACAACAATTGCAGAGTTTGCAGCATCTCTGGACTCGACAGGCGGCTCGTATCTGTTCATTTCAGGTGACACCTCCATCCATGAGTTTCTGAACGGACTCAAGGACCCCAAACACTTTGAGGGAACCATCTCCGTCATTCCTGCAGGCACGGGAAACGCGTTGGCCAACTCTCTGGAGCTGGGAAGCGTCGAATCTGCCATTGAACGCTTCTTTCTGGGTAAACCAGAAAAGTTCCCCATCTACGTTGCAACCACAGGCGACAAGAGTCTGTACTCATTGGTGGTCATCTCCTACGGGTTCCATGCCAATCTCATTGCTCAGAGCGATACCCCCGAGTACAGAAAGCTGGGAAACGAACGGTTTCAAGTGGTTGCcaaacagctgctggaacaACCGCAGAAATACAAGAGTAAGATCTACCTGGACAGAAGCGAGGTACCGCTACCTAACGAAGAAACATCGTACGTGCTGTTCACTACCATGAAGATGCTGGAGCCTGGATTCACAATCAGCCCAGAGGGAGACTGCAAGAGTCTGAATCTCGTCAGAATCGATGCCCCAGATAATCTCATGGAATACATGGTCATGGCGTACAATGGAGGCACGCATGTGAGGGAGAAAAATGTCGACTACATCAAAGCCAAGAATGTGCGATTGGAGACCCCCAAAGACTCCGTCATCTGTGTAGACGGCTTCATTTTGACTAGTGATGGGATGGTTGATATTGACCTTGGTATGGAGGTTGATATTGTTGTTTGA
- a CDS encoding uncharacterized protein (Compare to YALI0D08866g, similar to Saccharomyces cerevisiae SFH5 (YJL145W); ancestral locus Anc_1.205, weakly similar to uniprot|P47008 Saccharomyces cerevisiae YJL145w), which produces MSIPAHLQILQPSELEALKKLQDELPKILEKTDYNEMYGHKLSEAEDGPGKAYSEVKRDIILLKFLKARDYDIAQTKDMLTDALKWRKEFDPLDCASAKHDSKFDKLGVITDKGAGGEPQVTNWNLYGAVSNRKEIFGDLKGFLRWRVGIMERSLALLDFTKPGAGSMLLQIHDYKNVSFLRLDAETKAASKETIRVFQSYYPETLERKFFVNVPTLMQFVFGFVNKFLSRETVAKFVVYSNGKDLHKSLGSWVPAEYGGKGGPLLEMAISDHPVQEAETKETKEKEKETEKPVGTSETDTVGDAAEPAPTEPAAETVPTTEPAPTEPAAETAPTESSTAPSAEPAAETAEPVSEGAKVAAQ; this is translated from the coding sequence ATGTCTATTCCCGCTCATCTCCAGATTCTGCAGCCCTCGGAGCTCGAGGCGCTCAAAAAGCTGCAGGACGAGCTGCCCAAGATCCTCGAGAAGACCGATTACAATGAGATGTACGGACACAAGCTGAGCGAGGCTGAGGATGGACCTGGCAAGGCCTACAGCGAGGTCAAGCGGGATATCATTCTGCTCAAGTTCCTCAAGGCTCGTGATTACGACATTGCGCAGACCAAAGACATGCTCACCGACGCCCTCAAGTGGCGAAAGGAGTTTGACCCCCTGGACTGCGCCTCGGCTAAACACGACTCCAAGTTTGACAAGCTGGGCGTGATCACAGATAagggagcaggaggagagcCCCAGGTGACCAACTGGAACTTGTACGGAGCCGTTTCCAACCGAAAAGAGATTTTTGGTGACCTCAAGGGCTTCCTCAGATGGAGAGTCGGCATCATGGAGCGATCTCTTGCTCTGCTGGACTTCACCAAGCCCGGAGCAGGCTCAATGCTGCTGCAGATTCACGATTACAAGAATGTGAGCTTTCTGCGTCTGGATGCCGAGACCAAGGCTGCCTCCAAAGAGACCATTCGGGTGTTCCAGAGCTACTATCCCGAGACTCTGGAGCGAAAATTCTTTGTTAATGTGCCTACACTGATGCAGTTTGTGTTTGGATTTGTCAACAAGTTCTTGTCTCGAGAGACCGTGGCCAAGTTTGTTGTTTACAGCAACGGCAAGGATCTCCACAAGAGTCTTGGAAGCTGGGTTCCCGCCGAGTATGGAGGTAAGGGTGGTCCTCTTTTGGAAATGGCCATTAGCGATCACCCTGTTCAGGAGGCTGAGACTAAGGAGACtaaggagaaggagaaggagacagAGAAGCCCGTTGGTACTTCCGAGACCGATACTGTCGGTGATGCTGCCGAGCCTGCTCCTACTGAGCCTGCTGCCGAGACTGTTCCTACTACCGAGCCTGCTCCTACTGAGCCTGCTGCCGAGACTGCTCCTACTGAGTCTTCTACCGCGCCTTCTGCcgagcctgctgctgagacCGCTGAGCCTGTTTCCGAAGGTGCCAAGGTCGCTGCCCAGTAA